A window of Mycolicibacterium holsaticum DSM 44478 = JCM 12374 genomic DNA:
AGTGCATATGGCCGTGGCCGTGGCCGTGGCCGTCGTCCTCCGGCTCCTCGGGCTTCTCCACCACCGCGGTCTCGGTGGTCAGCACCATCCGCGCGACCGAGGCCGCGTTCAACAGTGCCGACCGCGTCACCTTGACCGGGTCGACGATGCCCTCGGCCGCCAGGTCGCCGTAGGTCAGCGTCGCGGCGTTGAAGCCCTGGCCCTGCGGCAGTTCCAGGACCTTGCTCACCACGACCGAACCGTCGAGCCCGGCGTTCGTGGCGATCCAGTACAGCGGCGCCGACAGCGCCGACGCAAACAGGTCGACGCCGAGCCGCTCATCGCCGGACAGGCTCTCGCGCAGCTTGTCGGTGGCAGCCCGGGCGCGCACCAGCGCCGAACCGCCGCCGGCGATGATGCCCTCCTCGACCGCCGCCTTGGCCGCGGCGATCGCGTCCTCGACGCTCTCCTTGCGTTCCTTGAGCGCGGTCTCGGTGGCCGCGCCGACCTTGATGACCGCCACACCGCCGGACAGCTTGGCCAGCCGCTCCTCAAGCTTCTCGCGGTCCCAGTCGGAGTCGCTGGCCTCGATCTCGGCGCGCAACTGCTGGGCGCGCCCGTCGATGGCCTCCTTGGTGCCGCCGCCGTCGACGATGACGGTGCTGTCCTTGTCGACGACGACGCGCCGCGCGGTGCCCAGCACGTCGAGGCCGACCTCACGCAGCACCAGGCCGACGTCGGGGTTGACGACCTGACCGCCGGTGACGACCGCGAGGTCATCGAGGAACGCCTTGCGGCGGTCACCGAAGAACGGCGCCTTGACCGCGACGGCCTTCAGCGTCTTACGGATGGCGTTGACGACCAGCGTCGAAAGCGCTTCTCCCTCAACGTCTTCGGCGATGATCAGCAGCGGCTTACCAGATTCGGCGACCTTCTCCAACAGCGGCAGCAGGTCGGGCAGCGAGCTGATCTTCTCCCGGTGCAGCAGCACCAACGCGTCCTCGAGCACGGCCTGCTGGGTGTCGAAGTCGGTGATGAAGTACGCCGAGACGAAACCCTTGTCGAAGCCGACGCCCTCGGTGATCTCCAGCTCGGTGTTCAGCGTCGAGGACTCCTCGACGGTGACGACGCCGTCGTGACCGACCCTGGTCATCGCCTCCCCGACCATGTCACCGATCTCCGCATCGCGTGAGGAGACGGTGGCGACCTGGGCGATGCCCTGCTTGTCGGTGACCGGCGTCGCCGATGCCAGCAGCGCCTCAGAAACCGCGTCGGCGGCCTTGGCGATGCCCTGGCCGAGCGCGATCGGGTTGGCGCCGGCGGCGACGTTGCGCAGCCCGCCCTTGACGAGGGCCTGCGCCAGCACCGTCGCGGTGGTGGTGCCGTCGCCGGTGACGTCGTTGGTCTTGGTGGCCACGGACTTCACCAGCTGGGCACCGAGGTTCTCGAACGGATCCTCGAGGTCGATCTCGCGGGCGATCGTCACGCCGTCGTTGGTGATCTGCGGCCCACCGAAGGCCTTGGCCAGCACCACGTGCCGGCCGCGGGGCCCCAGCGTCACGCGCACCGCATCGGCGAGCTTGTCTACGCCCGCTTCCAGCGCGCGGCGTGCAGTTTCGTTGTACTCAATCTGCTTGCTCATGGATGTCTTTCCCTAGTTACGCATGCCGCCCCGGAAATCACCCGCTATGACGGGGATTTCCGGGGCGGAACACGGGCGCTTACTTGTTGACGACAGCCAGCACGTCGCGGGCTGACAGGATCAGGTACTCCTCGCCGTTGTACTTGATCTCGGTGCCGCCGTACTTGCTGTAGATGACGGTGTCGCCCTCGGACACGTCCAGCGGGATCCGCTTTTCGCCGTCCTCGTCCCAGCGGCCGGGGCCGACTGCGACGACGGTGCCTTCCTGCGGCTTCTCCTTGGCGGTGTCAGGGATGACCAGACCGGAAGCGGTCGTGGTCTCGGCCTCGTTGGCCTGTACGAGGATCTTGTCCTCGAGTGGCTTGATGTTCACGCTCGCCACGATGGAGCCCTCCAGTGGTTCGGGTAGTAGATCCGGGGCCAGGCCCCGGATCTGAGATTCCAGTGTTACCAGGTGTTCGGCAAAGCGTCCGTCTCCAAGCGCCGTCGTCGCGGGTGCCGACGCAGGGGTTGGCCGCCTGCCACCTAGCACTCTATACATGAGAGTGCTAGCACTCAAGGTCGCCCCACTGCCTAATTGCCGAAGGCGCCCGGGTCGACCCTCAAATGGGCCGACACATCGCCGACCATCTCGACCGCGACCTTGCGTTCGGTGAAGTGCCAGCCGGCAGGAATGCCGGGGTCACAGCTGAAGCGGTCGAAATAGCGCCCGACGACGATCGGCTGCAGCGGGACGGTCTCGGTGTTCTGCACCACGCAGAACGTCGACCTGGCGGTGGCGGTGCGGTCCGCGGCCACCTCGACGATCGGGTTGAGCACCAGGTGCCGGGTGCGCGGGGTGTTGCCGTGCTCGGGGTACCGACGCGTGGTCGACGCGAACAGCGCGGCGATGTTGTCGGCCCCGGCCACGCCCTGCGGACCCGACCCGCCGAACGTCGCACGCGCGAGCAACCGCCCGACCCCCTCGAAGTCGCCCGCATCGATCAGCTCGGCATAGCGGTACAGCAGTTCGGTAATGGCGAGCTTGTCGGCGCTCACCTACACCACCTGCCCCTGCACCACCGGAAGACCCGGGTCACTGGCCGCATCCAACGGTGACGACGTCGCACCCGCGGCGATCAGATGGGCGGCGAACGATGCGATCATCGCGCCGTTGTCGGTGCACAACCGTGGGCGCGGAATGCGCAACGTCAGCCCGGCGGCGGCGCAGCGTTCCTCGGCCAGCTCCCGCAGCCGCGAATTGGCCGCCACCCCACCGGCGATCAGCAGCGTCTTCACGCCGACCTCGGTGGCGGCGCGGACAGCCTTGCGGGTCAGCACGTCGGCGACGGCCTCCTGAAAGCCCGCCGCGACGTCGGCCTGCGCGGCGTCGGGATGGCTTTCGACATAGCGCGCCACCGCGGTCTTGAGCCCGGAGAAGCTGAACGCGTAGGGATCGTCCCGCGGGCCGGTCATGCCGCGGGGAAACACGATCGCGTCGCGATCGCCGGTGCGGGCCAGGTCGTCGAGCACCTTGCCGCCCGGATAGCCGAGGCCCAGTAGCCGCGCCACCTTGTCGTAGGCCTCCCCCGCGGCGTCGTCGACCGTGCCGCCCAGTTCGACGATCGGCTCACCCAGCGACCGCACGTGCAGCAGGTTGGTGTGTCCGCCCGAGACCAGCAGGCCCACGCACTCCGGCAGCGGGCCGTGGTCGTAGACGTCGGCGGCCAGGTGCCCGCCCAGATGGTTGACCGCGTAGAACGGCACCTGCCAGGCCGCCGAATACGCCTTGGCCGCAGCAACTCCCACCAGCAGCGCACCCGCCAGCCCGGGGCCGATGGTGGCCGCGACGACGTCGGGCTTGGCGACGTTCGCCGCCTGCAGCGCGCGCCGCATCGTCGGGCCGAGCGCCTCCAGGTGCGCGCGGCTGGCGATCTCGGGCACGACGCCGCCGAACCTGGCGTGTTCGTCGACGCTGGAAGCCACCTCGTCGGCGAGCAGCGTCACCGTGCCGTCGGGATCGAGGTGGGCGATCCCGACGCCGGTTTCGTCGCAGGAGCTTTCGATGGCCAGGATGACGGTCATGATGGGTCTCGCCTCATCGTATACGCGTCGGCGCCGCTGACGCGGTAGTAGCGCTTGCGCAGCCCCATTGTGACGAACCCGAAGCTTTCGTACAGTTTGATGGCCGCCGCGTTGTCGGTACGGACTTCGAGCAGAACCACTGCATCCGAGGCGATTTCGAGCAGCCGCGCGACCAGCTGCCGACCGATGCCCTGACCCTGGTAGGCCGGGTCGACCCCGACGGTGTGGATCTCGTGCTCGTAGGGCCGCTTTCGACCCAGCCGGGCGATGCCGGCGTAGCCGACGAGCTTGCCCTGCGTGCGCGCCGCGACGTAATGGATGTGTTTGGCGGCTAGTTCGGCCAAAAAGGCGCGCGCCGGCCACGGGTCGTCGCCGTCGAACAGCTGCGACTCCAGTTCAGCGCACCGGCCGGCGTCTTCGGGTGTCAGCTTCCCGTATTCGACGCTCATCGGATCGCCACCGACGGTTTGGCGTCGGGCCGCCGCAGATACAGCGGGACCAGCGGCGCCGGTTCGGCCGACCAGTCCGCGACAGCACACACCAGCCCGGCCGGGGTGGGATAACGCGGGGGTCCGGCCAGCACGTCGGCCGCGCCGGGCACATCGGCGGGGGCGTTGACAGCCGGCCCGTCCACAGGCACGCCGTCGCGGTAGCGCGCCCAGTACACTTCGCGCCTGCGCGCGTCGGTGACGACCAGCACTTCACCGGTGGTCTCGATGCCGATGGCGTCCAGGCTGCACACGCCGTGCACGGGCACGCCGAGCGCATGCCCGAACGCCGCCGCGCTGGCCATCCCGACCCGCAGCCCGGTGAACGGACCGGGACCGCAGCCCACCACAACCGCGGCCAGGTCGTCGAAGGTCACCTGGGCGTCGGCCAGCGCAGCGACCACGTTGGGGGTGAGTTCTTCGGCGTGCGCGCGGGCATCGACGGTGACCCGCTGCGCCAGCACTTGCGTCGGCGAATCGACGCGCACCACACCGGCGGTGACGGCCGGGGTGGCGGTGTCGATGGCAAGGACCAGGAAGCTCACGGTGTGCTCCAGTCCCATACCGCGGTGCGCACCTCGCTGTCGGAACCGCGTTCCAACCGCACGTCGAGGTGGCTGTCGGAGAGCCGTTCGGCAAGCCCTTCGCCCCATTCGACCACCACGACGGCGTCCTCGAGATCGGTGTCCAGATCCAGGGAGTCCAGCTCGCCGAGCAGGTCGACCGCCGGCTGATCCAGCAGCCGGTACAGGTCCACATGAATCATGGCCGGTGCATCGGGGTTTCGGGCCCGGTGCACCCGGGCGAGTACGAACGTCGGCGAGATGACCGGACCGTCGACGTCCAGCGCCTCTGCGATTCCTTTGGCCAGCACCGTCTTCCCTGCACCCAGCGGTCCCGAGAGCACCACCACGTCTCCTGCCCGCAGCTGTGCGCCCAGCCGGGCCCCCAGCGCGACGGTGTCCTCGGCGGTGGGCAGCTGCGCTGTGCCCGAACCCCGTTCAGTCATGGCGGACCCGTTCGCGCACGCGCCGGGTGAGCGCGACGAGCTTGGAGGGCGTGGCCCGTTCGACCAGCCGCACCAGCGCGTCGTCGATGATGTCGGGCTGTTCGAGTTGCACGAGATGTCCTGCGCCGCGCACGATCACCAACTCCGACTTGGGCAGCGCGGCCGCCATGTCTTCGGAGTACTCCTTCGGTGTGAGCAGATCGCGGTCGCCGCAGGCGATCAGCGTCGGGATCTTGGCCAGCGTGGCCAACCCCGCGGTCTCGTCGTGAACCTCGAGCGCGTGCAGGAACTCCACCACCGTCGTGATCGGCGTGCCGTGCATCATCTCCTCGGAGAACGCCACGACGCTCGGGCTGATTTCCTCGTCGCCGTAGGATCCCGCCCGCAGGATCGGTCCGATCACCGACTTGGCGACACCACGGCTGCGGTGCACGGCCTTGGGCGCATAGCGCACGGCGAACCGCACCGCCTCCAGCGCCGGGTTCTTCAGGATCTCCCCCAGCGGTGAGCGCGAAACTCCTTCGGCGGCAGAGGAGATCACCGCAGCACCGACGATGCGGGTCGGGTACCGCTGCGGGTACTGGCGGGCGTGGGACAACACGGTCATGCCGCCCATCGAATGGCCGACCAACACCACCGGGCCGCGCGGGGCCATCACCGCGAGCACCGCCTCCAAGTCCCGGCCCAGTTGCGCGACGGTGTAATCCTCGGGTGAGGACTCGTCGGACTGGCCGTGACCACGCTGGTCGTAGAACACCATGCGGACCTGCTCACCCCATTGCTCGGTCAGCCGGGCCCGCTGAAAGTGGAAGGCTCCCATGCGAAGGCAGAACCCGTGGGCGAACACGACGGTCAGAAACGCGTCTTTGGGGCCGACCTCACGCACGGCCAGTGACACGCCGTCGGGTGTGGTGACCACGTAGCTGCGGTCCGCGTCGAGCAGGTGGAAATCCTCATGAGCGTACGGATCATCGGTGCTGAGCCGGCGGCGCAGCGAACGGGCGACCGAGACCCCCGCAGCGGAGCCGACCGCCGTCAGGCCCGCGCCGCCCGCCAGCCAGCGGGCGGCGGCCCCACGATCATGCGGTGGCTCGATCTCGTTGTCCATCAACGATTCTTGCCCGTCTGTTGGTCACCGCGGTAGGTCCTGACCACTCGGCCGCGCGGGCTGGTGACCACCTCGTAGTTGATGGTCCCCAGCAGATCGGCCCAGTCCTGAGCGGTGGGCTCCCCATGGGTGCCCGGCCCGAACAGGATCGCTTCGTCGCCCTCGGCCACGTCGGCGTCGGGGCCCAGGTCGACCACGAACTGGTCCATGCAGATCCGGCCCACGTTGCGTCGCAACCGGCCGTTGATCAGCACGTCGATACGCCCGCTCAACACCCGGAAGACACCGTCTGCGTAACCGATCGGCATCAACCCCAGCGTGGTGTCGCGCTCGGCGATCCAGGTGTGACCGTAGGACACCCCGTCGCCGGCGCGTATCGAACGCACCAGCGTCACAGGGCATTTCAGGGTCATCGCCGGGCGCAGACCCATGTCGCCGCGTTCGGGGATCGGGGTCTGGCCGTAGACGGCGATTCCCGGCCGGACGAGGTCGAACGCCAGGTCCTGGCGCGTCATCGCGGCCGGCGAATTGCTCAGGTGGGCGATCTCGAACGCCACGCCCTGCTGGCGTGCGTATCGCAGCATGTCGGTCAGGCGCTCGGCCTGCCGGGTGTTGAGGGGATGCTCAGGGGTGTCGCCGTGCACCAGGTGCGACATGAGTCCCCGCACCCGTACCGCGCCGTCCACCCGCGCGCGTTGCAAAGCGGTCAACAGCGCCGGGTAGTCCGCCGGGCTGCTGCCGTTGCGGCTCAGCCCGGTGTCGACCTTGACGGTGACCGTCGCGGTGGTTCCGGTGCGTTGGACCGCGTCGAGCAGCTCATCGAGTTGGCGCACCGACGACAACCCGATCTCGACGTCGGCGCTCAGCGCCGGTGCGAAGTCGGTGCCGGGGGGATGCAGCCACGCCAGCACGGGCGCGGTGATCCCGTCGCGTCGCAGCGCGACCGCCTCGCCGACGGTGGCGACGCCGAGTTCGGTGGCCCCTGCGGCCAGGGCGGCCCGGCCCACCTGGGTGGCGCCGTGACCGTAGCCGTCGGCCTTGACGACGGCCATCACCTGCGCGGATCCGGCACGCTCACGCAGCAGCCGGACGTTGTGGGCGATGGCGTCGAGATCCACCACCGCCTGGGCGGGCGCCGCGGTGGGTGCTGTCAGCTCGGTCGTGTGAATGGTCACCACTGCCGATTGTCCCAGACGCACGGTTTCCGCAGCCGCACGCGACCGCCGGCCCGCGGCCGCACGCTCGGTCGACCGGGGCTGACCTACGCGTTCGCCCGTGCCTGCAGTCGAGTGTTTTCGAGCACAGTGACCGCCAGGATGTCGCTGGGCTCGTCCACCTCGATGCGATGCCACCGCCCTCTCGGCACGATCACCGCGGTGCCTTCGGCCAACGCGATCTCCTCGTCGTCGCCGGCGTCCTCAGCGCGCAAGTACATGCGGATCGCGCCGGTCAGACACGTCACCACTTCGTCGGCGCCGGGGTGCATCTCCCAGTAGTCGGCGTGCGAGTCGTCGTCTGTCTCCGCGCGAAACGCCATGATGTGCCATCCGTCGAGCGCGGCGTCGAACCTGCGTTCGGTGTGCTGCGCCCGGTGCTGCCCGGCAAGGCGGATCGCCGCCGAGTACAGGTCGATTGGGCTGACCGTCACGTCGAACTCCTTTGTGTCGTTGTTGGTTTCAGTGCGCCAAGGCCCGGCGCAGTACGTCCGCGAGTTCGGCGATCTGCCGCTGCGACACCTCCGCTGACAGGATCGCCTGCGAGCCGTGGAAGGTGCCCGACCACTGGTGAGCCTCGACGGGGACATCCGCCGCCATCAGCGCCATCGCGTACGCCAGGCCTTCGTCGCGGTTCGGGCAGAACTCCGCGGTCGCGATGTAGGCCGCGGGCAGGCCGGACAGATCCGTTGCCCGCGCCGGAGCCGCGTACGGCGTGGCGGTCGCACCACCGAGATAGTGCTCCCAGATCGCCGACGCCTTGTCCCGGTTCATCCACGGTGTCTCGGTGAAATTGCGGGCCGACCAGGTCTGCTGCCGGTCGTCGAGGCCGGGCTGGTTGAGCAGTTGGAAGCGGATGGGCGGGCCGCCCTCGTCGCGGGCGCGCAGCGCGAGCCCGGCCGCGAGCCCGGCCCCGGCGCTGTGGCCGCCGACCGCGATCCGGTCGGGGGCCACACCCAGCTCCGCCGCATGCTTTGCGGTCCACTGCAACACCGCGTAGGCGTCGTCGAATGCGGCCGGGAACGGGTTCTCGGGGGCCAGCCGGTAACCGACGGACACCACCGTCACCCCGGACCCGGCGGCCACCCTGGTCGCCCACGGATGCTCGGTGCCCAGGTCGCCCATGACGAACCCGCCGCCGTGCAGCCAGACGATCGCGGCCGTGGCGCCCTGGGGCCGGTAGACGCGGATCGGCACATCGGGTTCGGCAGGCACCGTGCGGTCCTCGACCTGCAGGCCTGCGACGTCGGGCACCGGTATCGCGGCGGCCAGCGCGGCGAAATTCTTGCGTTCTTCGACGGGGTCGGACAGCTGGGCTCGGGGGAACAAGGCGAGAAACGCCTCGAGTTCGGGATCCATGTCTCCCATGCTCGGCGCTTGCCGGGTCCGGGCGCATCCGACATTCGTCGGGAAAAGACACGTGATCATCCGACAATCGGCGCCTACCCTGGCCAGCATGGAGGCGTTGGTGGCGCGGCTGTCGCGGCTGGATTCCGACGCCGAGGGCGCGCTGCGGGTGGTCACGTTCTTCGACACGCTGATGCGCAGGCGGGTGGACCTGGCAGCGCTGGTGCGGGCCGCGGCGGGCCTGGCCGAGTGCACGGCCGGCGTGCGCCTGCACGCCGCCGGACGCTCGATCCGCATGTCCGCGGCCGGCACGCAGGCGCCCGATCCGGTGCCGCCCGCCTCGTCTGAAGCCACCGTCACCCTCGACGACGAGGACATCGGCACCGTCTGGCTGGAGCGTTGCGGACCGGCGCGATCCCTCGATGAACTGGCCCTGGAGCGCCTGGCGATCGCGGTGGCCGCGGTCCTCGAACGGTACGGCCCGGCGCAGACGACGATGGCCGACCCCGCTCTTGTCGAGCTGGTCATCACGTCCGACACCGACGACACGGCCAGAAACCGCGCGTTGCGCCTGCTGGGTTTTGCCCCCGGCGCCCGGATCCGCGTCGCCGCGGTGCGTTCCCCAACCCCGTTGGACCGGATCGGCGCCGTGGTGTGCCCGGCCCGGCCGGTCAAGGCCGCACACCTCGGCGAGGTCGGCGTGCTGTTGGCCGGCGAGGTCGACGACGGGGCCTTTCCCGCGGGTGTGCGCGCAGGGGTCGGCGCCGCCGAGCACGCCGCGCAGTCGTGGCGCGAGGCGCGCACGGCCCTGCGGTTCACCACGGTCCGCCGCCCCGTGGTGCGCTACGACGCGCTCGGTGCGGTGGCATTGCTGGCGCGGGTCCCCGCGCCGGTGGCCCGCGAGAACCCCGATGTGGCTGCGATCGCCCGATTGGCAAGCGCGCCAGATGATCTCGACACCCTCGACGTGTACTGCGAGACCGGTTCGCTGCGCCGTGCCGCCGACGTGCTGCACCTGCACCACAGCAGCGTGGCGCGCAGGCTCGACCAGCTCGGCAAGGCACTCGGGTTCGGCCTCACAGAGCCTGACGGGCTGGTGCGGGCCACCGTCGCGTTGACGGCCTGGCGGTTGCTCCGCGACGGCTGAACGCCTCAGTGCGCGAAGGGCTGCACCTGGTTGAAGTGCCCACCGGGCTTGAGCTCGTCGAGGTGGCTCAACACCGTGGTCAGGTCGTCGCGCAATGCCCGGGCCATGTCGGCGGAAAATCCCTCCCGCACCACGACGCGCAGCACGGCCACGTCGGTTGCGTTGTCCGGCATGGTGTAGGCGGGCACCTGCCATCCGTACGCGCGCAGGGTGTGTGAGACGTCGAACTCGGTGTACCCGAAGTCACCCGCCAGCCGGAAGCTGACGACCGGGATCGCCGAACCGTCGGTGATCACCTCGAAATGCTCGCTGTTGCGGAGCTGGTCGCCCAGCCACCGCGCGGTCTGCGACAAGCTGTGCATCACCTGCCCGTATCCGGCTCTGCCCAGGCGCACGAAGTTGTAGTACTGCCCGACCACCTGGTTGCCGGGCCGGGAGAAGTTCAGCGTGAACGTCGGCATGTCCCCGCCGAGGTAGTTGACCCGGAAGACGAGCTCCTCGGGGAGGTGTTCGGCACTGCGCCACACCACGAAGCCGATGCCCGGGTACGTCAGCCCGTATTTGTGGCCGCTGACGTTGATCGACACCACCCGCGGCAGGCGGAAGTCCCACTGCAGGTCGGGGTGCAGGAACGGCACCACGAAGCCGCCGCTGGCCGCGTCGACGTGCACCGGGATGTCGAGGCCGTCGTCGGCGGCGAGTTTGTCCAGGGCCGCGCAGATCTCACCGATCGGCTCGAGTTCGCCGGTGTAGGTGGTGCCGAGGATCGCCACCACGCCGATGGTGTCCTCGTCGACGTTTTCCAGCACCTGCTCGGGGGTGATGACGTAGCGGCCCTCCTCCATCGGCAGATACCGCGGTTCGACGTCGAAATAGCGGCAGAACTTCTCCCACACCACCTGCACGTTGGAGCCCATCACCAGGTTGGGGGTGCGCCCCTTCCAGTTCTTGCCCGCACGCTCGCGCCAGCGCCACTTCATCGCCAGCCCTGCGAGCATGACGGCCTCGCTGGAGCCGATCGTCGATACGCCGATGGCGCTGGCCGGGTCGTCGTCGCGCAGGTCTTCGGCGTGAAAGAGGTCGGCCACCATGCACACACAGCGCTGCTCGATCGCCGCGGTCGCCGGGTACTCGTCCTTGTCGATCATGTTCTTGTCGAACGTCTCGGCCATCAGCGCCTCGGCCTGAGGGTCCATCCATGTCGTGACGAACGTCGCGAGGTTCAGCCGGGAGCTGCCGTCGAGCATCAGCTCGTCGTGGATGAACCGGTAGGCCGCATCGGGGTTCATCGACTCGTCGGGCATGCGCAGCGACGGGACGGGCGCCATCTCCAGGCGCCCGGTGTAGGCCGGGGCGACAATCGGTACAGAAGTGCGCTTGCGCGACATGGACATAACCT
This region includes:
- a CDS encoding glutamate decarboxylase, giving the protein MSRKRTSVPIVAPAYTGRLEMAPVPSLRMPDESMNPDAAYRFIHDELMLDGSSRLNLATFVTTWMDPQAEALMAETFDKNMIDKDEYPATAAIEQRCVCMVADLFHAEDLRDDDPASAIGVSTIGSSEAVMLAGLAMKWRWRERAGKNWKGRTPNLVMGSNVQVVWEKFCRYFDVEPRYLPMEEGRYVITPEQVLENVDEDTIGVVAILGTTYTGELEPIGEICAALDKLAADDGLDIPVHVDAASGGFVVPFLHPDLQWDFRLPRVVSINVSGHKYGLTYPGIGFVVWRSAEHLPEELVFRVNYLGGDMPTFTLNFSRPGNQVVGQYYNFVRLGRAGYGQVMHSLSQTARWLGDQLRNSEHFEVITDGSAIPVVSFRLAGDFGYTEFDVSHTLRAYGWQVPAYTMPDNATDVAVLRVVVREGFSADMARALRDDLTTVLSHLDELKPGGHFNQVQPFAH